In the Desulfovibrio subterraneus genome, GGGCAAGTTGCGCAGCGGCCAGTACAGCCCTGAAGGGCATCTTGATCTGCACGGCATGGTGGCGCAGGAAGCCTATGATGCTTTGGTAACCTTCATGCGCATGGCCTACACCAAGGGGCTGCGCACGGTTCTGCTCATTCCCGGCAGGGGAAGGAACTCACCTGAGGGGTTCAGCGTGCTGCGCGAGAAGGTGCAGCATTGGTTGACCCGTGACCCGTTCAAGCGTGTGGTGCTGGCGTTCTGCACGGCACAGCCGCGAGACGGAGGAGCAGGAGCCATCTATGTGATGCTGCGCAAGCTCAAGAAAAGTCATGGTAAAATTCAGTGGGACCGCACACCATCAGACCCCGATCTCTTTGTCTAGCCAGTGCGTCTGATATGGCCTTAGCATCGGGCGGCAGTTCAGGTTGTCTCCACAGAGTGGCAGACGGTATCGTCCGGTCAGGGGCTGCGGTGCGGATATCTGTTCGGGACTTTGGTCCGTGGGGGGACTGGCGGGGCGGCCGGAATGGGTCGGTGGACAGGATGCCCGCTATGCAGGGCAAGGGGAGTATGCAGTGTTGTAAGCGACAGGCTCAGGACGGCTCCTGCATGCTGCAGGTGACGTAGGAACATTGGTGTTCCGACTTGCACTGGTACATGGCCTTGTCAGCCATGGAGAGCAGGGTGTCCGGCTCGGTGCCGTGCTGCGGACACAGGGCAACACCGATGGCGGCCTCAACGTGTATTTCCTTCTCTGAAATGGAGAGCGGACGGCGTATGGCCTCTGCTATGCGCATTCCAGCCTTGTCGATTTCAGATTCGTTCCGGATGTTGTGCAGAAGGACAACGAATTCGTCTCCACCGAGGCGGGCGGCCGAGTCCACTTCCCGCAGGCAGGAGGAAATGCGCTCCGCCACGGTTTTCAGAACAATGTCTCCGGCATCGTGGCCCAGTGTGTCATTGACTTCCTTGAAGTTGTTCAGGTCGAGGAAGAGAATGGCAAAGGGTGTGCCGTCGCGTTGGAACATGGCAGCCGCCTGACGCAGCCTTGTCATGAACAGGCTGCGGTTGGGCAGAGACGTGAGCCCGTCGTGCAGAGCCATGAAGCTGATGTATTCCTCCTGTTCCTTTCTGCCCGAAATGTCGTCCATGACGATGAGCGCGTTGAGAATGTTGCCCGCATCGTTCATGACCGGAGAGATGGATGTGAGGAGCCAGCAGGGGGAGCCGTTCTTGCGCTTGTAGTGGATTTCTCCGCTCCATTGCCCGCCGCACTGGATGAGCCGCCATACCTCGTCCGGGGTGGTGTCCGGCAGGCTGTGCAGTATATCCGGCGGGCTGTTGTAAATTTCGGCCGGCATGAGGCCGGTTATCTCCGTGTAACGGGGATTCACATACTCCACGATGCCGTCGCGGGTGGTGATGGCAACGGCTGTGGTGCTCTGCTCGATCGCTCGCGAGAGTTTGCGTATTTCGTCTTCGGCCTTGCGGCGTTCTGAAATGTCGCGGGCAATGCCCATGGTGCCGACCACCCGTATCTGTCCGTCTGCCGTTTCTTCTGTCAGGGGCTGGCGGATTACCTCGAACCACTTCGACGTATCGTTTACCTGACACAGCTCGTCATTGCGCAGTGTCATGCCCGTCTGCACCACGGCACGTTCATTGGCGGAACACCGTCGCGCCATTTCGTCGGGCAGCAGTTCATTATCTGTAAGGTTTACCAGTTCGGAAGGGCGCCTGCCCAGCATGTCGCCCAGAGCGCGGTTGGCTATGCGGTAGCGGCCTTCGGCATCCTTGAGCCATGCGGGGTCCGGTATGCCGTTAAGCAGCAGCAGGAACAGCCGTTCGTGCTGACGCAGATTGGAAACATCCGCAATGATGCCGAGCATGCCTGAAACCACCCCGTCATTGTCACGCAGGGGAACCTTGCTGACCAGAACATCGGCCTGACGTATGGACTGGTCATCTTCCCCGACCAGCATGGTTCTTTCGGCATTGATGATCGGTTGTCCGGTCTGCATGACCTGCTGGTCTTCTTCACGCGTGGATACCTGCTGGTGCTTTCTGTGCGGGAAGAAATCATCTTTCATGTCGTCCGTGAAATCTTCTATGCGCTGTGCTGAAAATCTGCGGAACATCGCGCGGCACAGCTCGTTGCCTCCCTGATAGCGGTGGTTCGTATCCTTCCAGTAGATGTAGTAGGGAATGTGACGGAGAATGGATTCGAGCAGCTCACTTTTGCTTGCCAGTTCGTGACGCAGGTTTTCAAGGTCTGAAATGTCGCGGGCGATGACGATATCACTGCGGATTCCATCAAGTTCTATGGCTCGGGCTGAGATGAGAACCTGACGGGTGCGCCCGCCGGAATCGCGGATGTCGGCTCTCAGGTTGCTTATGGACCCGAGCTGACGAAGTTCGGCGAACCGTTTGCCGTCTTCGGACGTATGCCATTGCAGGATGCTCTGGATGGGCATTCCCATCACCTCGCGCCAGCTCAGCCCGAGGAGGCGCAGAAAGCTCTCGTTCAGGTCCATGACCAGACCCGTGTCGGCATTTATGAAGAGAATGGGGTCGGGTGTGGCGTGAAAGGCAACCTGAAAGCGGTTTTCATGCCGCTTCATGGCAATGTCGGAGTGGACTGATTCTGCCGCATGGCGTTGCAGTGCCATGGATTGGCGCTCCGCTTCGGATGTCATGCGGTGCTGGCGGGCGAGGGCGTTTTGCTGAAGTTCCAGATTTTCTCTGAGATTACCGTTTTCCTGCGGCATGGGGCAGCGGGAGCAGTGACGGGCGGCGAGCAGCCGTATGAACAGGGTGGCCAGCAGCCCCGCAGCGGCGGGCAAGATCAGTCTGAGCGGCGAATCCTGGGGAAAAAGTTCGGTCGCACAGTATTGATAGAAGGTGGCGGCCAGGGTTGCCAGAAGAAATACGAGTACGGCAGAAACTCCGTACTGTTGTGTATTCTTTGGGGACTTGTCCATTCTCCCTGCCTTTGTTGCTGCAATTCGGCTGTTCTGGGGATGGACTGTAACACAAGAGAGTCGCTTGGCAAAGTATGAAGCGTGTCTTGGGGGCTGCAGGGAACAGTAAATAACAACGGAAAATGCGCTGGGTAAAGGCCCTTGTGATCAGTATAGCGGTGGTATTTTGTCCATGATGCTTTTGGCAATGTGTAGGGGAAGATTATAGAAATAGTGCTTCGCAAAGGCGGTGTTGTCTGCAGGCGACCAGGTGTTGCCTTCCTCTACTTCGTTCAGGAGTCGACGTTCTGTCTGGCAGGGATGCAATGCGGGGGCGCGCAGGTTCTTTTCACGTATGAGGATGAGAAGATCTTCCAGCACAGGGAGGAGATCGTCCGCCGTCAGGGTGCCCTGTGTGAGGGTTTCACGAAAATGCTTCGCGAAAAGACTGTGCGGATCGCAGAGAATATCCATTGTTTGTGCCTGCTCGATGAATATGGCGAGCGCAGCGACAAGCAATGCGGCATGGTCGCCGTCGGTTGATGATGCCGCATCGCAGCGCAGGCCGATGAGGGAATTGATGTGCCGTCTGGCATGTTCCCTGAGTGGTGAGAATGGGGGAATGTTCATCGCTTTGCCCTATATAGGTTTACACTTAGATAGGTTGGGCGCGGCATGGTTGTCAAGGCTTCTTATAATCTCTTTGCATTCCGCGTGTGTATTGAAGAGATAAGTAGGAAGGCAATAGTGATAGTTATCGCGAATGTGGTGATTTTTTTTCGCCGTCGATAATCTGGCGTGCATGCCTTGGAGGAATGCAACAGGCCTTTTTCTCCACGCATTGTCGGGTAGTAATTACCCTGCACAGCAGGACAGCATCAATTTGCATTTCATGTGGGGTATTGTATTACGCGTTTATCCGCATTTCTTATATGACTGCGTTGCCTATCTGTAATCTTAATTTACGCTTTCCAAAAAACACGAGATGCGTTATACGTTAGTTTGATTCCCGCAATCGGTGCTCCGATATGCTCCATAGTCGTCATGGGCATATCTCCCGCTAGGAGCGCCGCGGTGAATCCGCACGGAAGCGTCTGGTCCCCGGTTCTGCAGAATTGTGACTCCCGCCACTCTTTTGCAGAATGCGCCGTTCGCTTCCGTGCTGTTTTATTGCCCTTGATCTTGCCTCTTTCCTTTGCTTCCGTTAGCGGCTAGCCTTGGCTTTCCACTTTCTCCCCGCGAAGCGGGATTCAGGAGGATGAACGTACAATGACTGCAACAACGGTTTTTACCGTGAAAAAAATGATTGTTACGGGTGTTTGCCTTTGCCTCATCATTGCTGCTGCCGGATGCGGCACAAAGGAAGCTGAACCGCTGGGGCGCTTCAACCCCATGGGTACTTCGGGAGTGCACAATGAGCAGGCCGAGCGTGCTTTTGCCAAGGCCCGTGTTTTGTGGCGCGGTGAGCAATGTTCCGACCCCGACAAGGCCATTGAACTGCTGACCGAGGCCGTGACAATTGAACCGGACTACGCACAGGCGTGGTTGCGGCGTGGATTGGCCTATTCGGAAAAGCGCTGGTATGACCTTGCGCTGGATGATCTGAACAAGGCCGTGCGGCTGGCTCCCAATGTGGAGTCCTACACCTACAGAGGGCTTGTGGAGATGCGTCTTGGCAACCTGATGGGGGCCGAGCGGGATTTGTCGCGGGCCATTGAGCTTGATCCGGATTATCACCGGGCATGGAATTTTCGCGGTGCCACACGGCTTCTGGACGAGAGGATATCCGCCGCATGTGACGATTTCCAAACCGGATGCAAGAAGGGCGACTGCACAGGGCGGGATAATGCTGTGAAGCAGGGATTCTGCGACTGAGCGTTCTTCTGATTTTTCGAGAAGACACGATTTGCCACTATGCAAAGGCCACCCGTACGGGTGGCCTTTTTGTTGCGGCGGGTTGCCTGATGTTTTGCTCTGTCGCGCTGTCTCTGGCAGGGCATCGTGCTGGTACTTGCGGTCCTGCTGTGTACGCGGAGGGGTATGAGGCAAATAGCTTCTCATCGGCGTGGGAGGTCGAGGCACTTCGGCCGGAGTGCTGTCCACCCCCTGTCGGGGCATGTTCGGACCCGCGGGACGCTGTGCCGGGACATGGTTGTCACGAAAATCCTGCTAAACCCCATGGTAGCACATGCCGGATAACGGCGTATGTCCGACCGGGCGGGGAAGGCGTGCGCAGAGAACAGGAGGCATACTCCATGGAATGGAAGGATGTGGCGAAAATCGTGTCCAAGGCAGCCCCCCTTCTGGCAACCGTGCTGGGGGGACCTGTGGGAGCAGTGGCCGGAGCGGCCGGTTCGCTCATAGGCAGTCTGTTCGGGGTGGAAGCGGAGCCCGATGCAGTGGCCCGCATGCTGCAAGATCCGCAGGCGCTTATCCGGATCAGGGAGCTGGAGCAGGAACATGCCGCCATGCTGCTGCAGTGGCAGGCGACGCAGCTGCAGGCTGAGCTGGATAATGTGCGCAGTGCGCGGGAACGCGAGGTGGCCCTTGCCAAGACGGGGCATGGCGGCGCGTGGGTAACGGGACTGGTTGCTCTTGTGGTTGTGGTGGGTTTTTTCTGGATGCTGCAGGCTGTGGTGGAAATGGGGCAGGTGAACGAACCGGCGCTGCTGTTGCTGGGATCGCTCGGCACGGCCTTTGGTGCCGTGGTGAACTACTACCTCGGTTCGTCGCTCGGTTCGTACCGCAAGGACGCTCTCATGGGACAGGGCAAGGCAGGGAGCGGAGGCGGCAATGCAGCATTGTAACGAGGAACATGGCTGGTGCCTTGACCGGAGGGTGAACATTTCCACGGTGGTTTCGGCATTGACCAGCCTTGCCATTGCCGTGGGCATGATCGTGTCGCTTGAAACGCGGCTTGATGCGCTTGAATCAGGCACTGCGCAGATGCGTGAGGAGGTGCGTGAAGCACGCAAGACCGTGCTGCAGGTGGAGCGTATTGATGAGCGCATCATCGCCATGCACAGGATGCTGGAAGAGATAAAGGTGGAGTTGCGTCAGCGGCGGGAGGTTCGCCCATGACCAGACTGACGGCGCAACAGAAGCGCTTTGTGGAAGAATATCTGATGGACGCCGACGCGCAGGCCGCTGCGCGGCGGGCAGGGTACAGTGCCGTCGCCTGTGCTGCTGCGGCAGGCAGAAACATGCGGCATGCGGGGGTGCAGCAGGCAATTCGCGAGGCGCAGGAAAAACGCGCGGAGCGGGTGAAGGTGACGCAGGACATGGTGGTGCGCGAGCTTGCGGCTATTGGATTTTCCACCATGGCGGATGTGTGCCGCTGGTCCGGCGATTCGCTTGAGTTGCTGGATTCCGGCTCTCTTGGTTCGGAACGGGCGGCCGCCATTGCCGAAATAACCGAAACCACCACGTCGCGCGGGGGGACCGTGCGGGTGAAGCTGCATTCCAAGCTCAAGGCTCTGGAAATGCTGGCGCGTCATGTGGGACTGTATGACGAGCGGCCGGATGAGGCCGTGCCTGCGCAGGACAATGGCAGGCCGGTACTGTCTGCCGAACTGCGTGAAAAGCTGGACGCCATGTATGGCGCGGCGCGCACTGCCGGTGCTGAAGCAGGCGGCGGTGTCCGCATACCGCAGAGGGCCGGACCGGAATCGTATCTTTGCGTCATGGGGGGAGATTGCGATGAGGACGATGGCGATCCTGAGGATGGAAGCGACTTCTAGCCTCTGAAACAAGGAACCGGCAGGATGGGCCTGCCGGTTCTACAGCGTAATGAAATAACTCCGTTTTTAGTAAGTCACGTTCCCGTTAAGCCGGAAATTTGGTCCCAAAACGGATTTTCATCGCTTATACGAGGTGCAGGAACGTTAGGTTCCTGCCCGGCGGAGCCAGACAATGCCGAAACAAATTTGTCAGCAGTAACAGAGGAACCGGCAGGTATGAGCCTGCCGGTTCCGTTGTTTTTGAATGGAGTTGCGCCCCTGTTTGTTCGTGACGGGGGAATCGAGGTGCGATTTAGGCGTACCGACCGGTGCGTTCGTATTCCGGCTTGAACTTTTTCATGAAGGCGGAATCGATGTAGTCCTTGATGCGGAAGGCAAGGCCGCCGCCGAAGCGGATGCCGAACTTGTGCAGCACACCGGTGCGGCCGCCGGTGTTGTAGATGAGCAGGTAATCGCCGCCGGGAGAGAATTCCATGAGGGGAGCTCCCTCAAGTTGGGCCACCACGTTGTGGTAGAGCACGGGGTTTTCCCGCACGGCATATACGCCGACCTTGTCCAGCGGCTGGGGCTCGAACCAGATGCAGTCACCACCGCCAAATATGTCCGGATATCTGGGGCTTTGCAGGAATTTGTTCACCAGCAGGCCGCCGTCGGGACCGGCCGGAATGCCGGACGGTTCGAACAGGGGGCGTGGGCGCACACCCATGGCGATGAAGATGATGTCTGCGGAATGCTGCTGGCCGTTATCGAGCATGACTTTGCCGGTGGAGACGGAACGGACGTAGCCGCCGCCGACCAGCTCAACGCCATGCTTGAGGAGTGCCTTGCGGCAGAGCTCGCGCACACTGTCGGGGGCGCGGG is a window encoding:
- a CDS encoding diguanylate cyclase domain-containing protein; this translates as MDKSPKNTQQYGVSAVLVFLLATLAATFYQYCATELFPQDSPLRLILPAAAGLLATLFIRLLAARHCSRCPMPQENGNLRENLELQQNALARQHRMTSEAERQSMALQRHAAESVHSDIAMKRHENRFQVAFHATPDPILFINADTGLVMDLNESFLRLLGLSWREVMGMPIQSILQWHTSEDGKRFAELRQLGSISNLRADIRDSGGRTRQVLISARAIELDGIRSDIVIARDISDLENLRHELASKSELLESILRHIPYYIYWKDTNHRYQGGNELCRAMFRRFSAQRIEDFTDDMKDDFFPHRKHQQVSTREEDQQVMQTGQPIINAERTMLVGEDDQSIRQADVLVSKVPLRDNDGVVSGMLGIIADVSNLRQHERLFLLLLNGIPDPAWLKDAEGRYRIANRALGDMLGRRPSELVNLTDNELLPDEMARRCSANERAVVQTGMTLRNDELCQVNDTSKWFEVIRQPLTEETADGQIRVVGTMGIARDISERRKAEDEIRKLSRAIEQSTTAVAITTRDGIVEYVNPRYTEITGLMPAEIYNSPPDILHSLPDTTPDEVWRLIQCGGQWSGEIHYKRKNGSPCWLLTSISPVMNDAGNILNALIVMDDISGRKEQEEYISFMALHDGLTSLPNRSLFMTRLRQAAAMFQRDGTPFAILFLDLNNFKEVNDTLGHDAGDIVLKTVAERISSCLREVDSAARLGGDEFVVLLHNIRNESEIDKAGMRIAEAIRRPLSISEKEIHVEAAIGVALCPQHGTEPDTLLSMADKAMYQCKSEHQCSYVTCSMQEPS
- a CDS encoding tetratricopeptide repeat protein gives rise to the protein MTATTVFTVKKMIVTGVCLCLIIAAAGCGTKEAEPLGRFNPMGTSGVHNEQAERAFAKARVLWRGEQCSDPDKAIELLTEAVTIEPDYAQAWLRRGLAYSEKRWYDLALDDLNKAVRLAPNVESYTYRGLVEMRLGNLMGAERDLSRAIELDPDYHRAWNFRGATRLLDERISAACDDFQTGCKKGDCTGRDNAVKQGFCD
- a CDS encoding terminase small subunit → MTRLTAQQKRFVEEYLMDADAQAAARRAGYSAVACAAAAGRNMRHAGVQQAIREAQEKRAERVKVTQDMVVRELAAIGFSTMADVCRWSGDSLELLDSGSLGSERAAAIAEITETTTSRGGTVRVKLHSKLKALEMLARHVGLYDERPDEAVPAQDNGRPVLSAELREKLDAMYGAARTAGAEAGGGVRIPQRAGPESYLCVMGGDCDEDDGDPEDGSDF
- a CDS encoding NAD(P)/FAD-dependent oxidoreductase; protein product: MSRLLLVGAGHAHMTLMENIPAIRAKGHEVVVIGPGERHYYSGMGPGMLGGDYKPQDISFPVKRTCEQAGATFLVDKCVGIKPEEKLVVLESGQEISYDVASFNTGSSIVDDVVEEGSTNVYRVKPIENLLLGRERLMEMARKDHVRVAVIGGGPAGVEVAGNAWACGQEAGGNVSVALFHGKTFMSRAPDSVRELCRKALLKHGVELVGGGYVRSVSTGKVMLDNGQQHSADIIFIAMGVRPRPLFEPSGIPAGPDGGLLVNKFLQSPRYPDIFGGGDCIWFEPQPLDKVGVYAVRENPVLYHNVVAQLEGAPLMEFSPGGDYLLIYNTGGRTGVLHKFGIRFGGGLAFRIKDYIDSAFMKKFKPEYERTGRYA